In the Passer domesticus isolate bPasDom1 chromosome 36, bPasDom1.hap1, whole genome shotgun sequence genome, one interval contains:
- the LOC135288880 gene encoding protein FAM98A-like has product MAARYKMAAGYDVSEESKMAAGYKMAEESKMAPGSKMAARYKMEEGSKMAAPWPRPTWRPGSPPPRPIGFEWAGPPHYGWGGAGGHLGRPFWGGGGHFEESSGGHFDFGGHFEGRSVGHFDSGGHFDSGRHFEGRSLGHFEGGHFDYGGRFDSAGHFDRPGRHFDHPGGHFDPAGRHFLSASPQFEGGHLAGGHVGDTGDHFVAPPAALSILYLLAVALLVTCTSCWW; this is encoded by the coding sequence ATGGCCGCGCGATACAAGATGGCCGCCGGATATGATGTGAGTGAAGAATCCAAGATGGCCGCCGGATACAAGATGGCGGAGGAATCCAAGATGGCGCCCGGAtccaagatggcggcgcgcTACAAGATGGAGGAAGGATCCAAGATGGCCGCCCCGTGGCCACGCCCAACATGGCGGCCGGGctcgccgccgcctcgcccAATCGGCTTCGAGTGGGCGGGGCCTCCTCACTACGgctggggcggggccggcggccaTCTTGGGCGGCCATTTTGGGGCGGGGGCGGCCATTTTGAAGAGAGCAGTGGCGGCCATTTTGATTTTGGCGGCCATTTTGAAGGAAGAAGCGTCGGCCATTTTGATTCCGGCGGCCATTTTGATTCCGGCCGCCATTTTGAAGGAAGAAGCCTCGGCCATTTTGAAGGCGGCCATTTTGACTACGGCGGCCGTTTTGATTCCGCCGGCCATTTTGACCGCCCCGGCCGCCATTTTGACCACCCGGGCGGCCATTTTGACCCCGCCGGCCGCCATTTTCTCAGCGCTTCTCCTCAATTTGAAGGCGGCCATCTTGCCGGCGGCCATGTTGGCGACACCGGCGACCATTTTGtggccccgcccgccgccctgTCCATCCTGTACCtgctggccgtggccctgctgGTCACGTGCACCTCCTGCTGGTGGTGA